Proteins found in one Sphingomonas sp. SORGH_AS_0879 genomic segment:
- a CDS encoding GTP-binding protein, whose translation MSGIPAGAGGRIPVSVLTGFLGSGKTTLLNHLVRSPGMARALVIINEFGAVGLDHDLVARSNEDLMVEMMGGCLCCTIRGDLLRTLRDAPWRFARDGRCWFDRVVIETTGLADPAPILHTLMTDPHLETLYRLDAVIATVDAATGMATFDTQPEAVKQAAVADRLLLTKTDLVDEAGQVAIRGRLAALNPAAPVITVTDGAVDPSLLFDVGLWDPASKSDDVRRWLAEEAHHAEHHHHHHHHHDVNRHDDGIRATCLTFDTPLDPLAFERWLGLLTMFRGADVLRVKGIVNLSGHDVPVIVHGVQHVFHPPVELERWPSEDRRTRMVFITRRIDPEELRGTLALMTMGLSDVQFEGLVERVAADMPG comes from the coding sequence ATGAGCGGCATCCCGGCGGGTGCGGGCGGGCGCATTCCCGTATCGGTGCTGACCGGCTTCCTCGGCAGCGGCAAGACGACCCTTCTCAATCATCTCGTTCGTTCGCCGGGAATGGCGCGAGCGCTGGTGATCATCAATGAATTCGGTGCGGTCGGCCTCGATCACGATCTGGTTGCCCGATCGAACGAGGATCTCATGGTCGAGATGATGGGTGGATGCCTGTGCTGCACCATCCGCGGCGACCTGTTGCGAACGCTGCGCGACGCGCCGTGGCGGTTCGCGCGGGATGGGCGCTGCTGGTTCGATCGGGTCGTGATCGAGACGACCGGGCTGGCCGATCCGGCTCCGATCCTCCACACCCTCATGACCGATCCGCACCTGGAGACGCTCTACCGGCTCGACGCGGTGATCGCCACGGTGGACGCCGCGACCGGCATGGCGACATTCGATACGCAGCCGGAGGCGGTGAAGCAGGCGGCGGTCGCCGACCGTCTGCTGCTGACCAAGACCGATCTGGTCGATGAGGCAGGGCAGGTCGCGATCCGGGGCCGGTTGGCGGCGCTCAATCCGGCCGCGCCGGTCATCACCGTGACCGACGGCGCGGTCGACCCGTCGCTGCTGTTCGATGTCGGGCTATGGGACCCCGCGAGCAAGAGCGACGACGTGCGCCGCTGGCTGGCGGAGGAAGCGCACCACGCCGAACACCATCATCACCATCACCATCATCACGACGTGAACCGGCACGACGACGGCATCCGCGCGACCTGCCTGACCTTCGACACGCCGCTCGACCCGTTGGCGTTCGAGCGGTGGCTAGGGCTGCTCACGATGTTCCGGGGCGCAGACGTGCTGCGGGTGAAGGGGATCGTGAACCTGTCGGGGCACGACGTACCCGTGATCGTCCACGGTGTGCAGCATGTCTTCCATCCGCCGGTCGAGCTTGAACGTTGGCCATCGGAGGACCGGCGTACCCGGATGGTGTTCATTACCCGCCGGATCGATCCCGAAGAACTGCGCGGCACGCTGGCGCTGATGACGATGGGGCTGAGCGACGTGCAGTTCGAGGGGTTGGTGGAGCGCGTCGCCGCGGACATGCCGGGATGA
- a CDS encoding GTP-binding protein yields MTSHLVHDTRLPVTVLSGFLGAGKTTLLNHILANREGRRVAVIVNDMSEVNIDADLVRGGEAALSRSEEALVEMTNGCICCTLRDDLLAEVRALAEAGRFDYLVIESTGISEPLPVATTFSFRDEAGVSLGDVARLDTMVTVVDAMNLLADYSSQDFLADRGETMGEDDTRSLVGLLVEQIEFADVVIVNKASSVSAEQLAVVKKLVASLNADAVIVPADHGRVDLDLVLATGLFDEEKASRHPLWAKELYGYAHHQPETEEYGIESFVYRARQPFDPAKFHAFLTDGGLDHVVRAKGHFWLATRPDWVGELAVAGSQTETARMGRWWASIPKNQWPDDGRFEEFVAKHWDMIWGDRRQELVFIGIGMDEARIRARLDACLVPGCAFTPALWSDLRDPFPAWGERRLEAAE; encoded by the coding sequence ATGACAAGCCATCTCGTGCACGATACTCGTTTGCCGGTGACGGTGCTGTCGGGGTTCCTCGGCGCGGGAAAGACGACGCTGCTCAACCACATCCTGGCGAACCGCGAGGGGCGGCGGGTGGCGGTGATCGTCAACGACATGTCGGAGGTGAATATCGACGCCGACCTGGTGCGCGGCGGCGAGGCGGCGCTCTCCCGGTCGGAGGAAGCCCTGGTCGAGATGACCAATGGCTGCATCTGCTGCACGCTGCGCGACGACCTGCTGGCGGAGGTGCGTGCGCTCGCCGAGGCGGGGCGGTTCGACTATCTGGTGATCGAATCGACTGGCATTTCCGAGCCTTTGCCGGTCGCCACCACCTTCTCGTTCCGCGACGAGGCGGGCGTGTCGCTGGGCGATGTCGCGCGGCTCGATACGATGGTGACGGTGGTCGATGCGATGAACCTGCTCGCCGATTATTCCAGCCAAGATTTCCTCGCCGATCGCGGCGAGACGATGGGCGAGGACGATACCCGCAGCCTGGTCGGCCTGCTGGTCGAACAGATCGAGTTCGCCGATGTGGTGATCGTCAACAAGGCCTCGTCGGTGTCGGCCGAGCAACTGGCGGTGGTGAAGAAGCTGGTCGCCAGCCTCAACGCCGATGCGGTGATCGTGCCCGCCGATCATGGTCGCGTCGACCTGGACCTAGTGCTCGCCACCGGGCTGTTCGACGAGGAGAAGGCTTCGCGCCATCCACTCTGGGCCAAGGAATTGTACGGCTATGCCCATCACCAGCCCGAGACCGAGGAATATGGGATCGAAAGCTTCGTCTATCGCGCCCGCCAACCCTTCGATCCGGCGAAGTTTCATGCCTTCCTGACCGATGGCGGCCTCGACCATGTGGTGCGCGCCAAGGGGCATTTCTGGCTGGCGACGCGCCCCGACTGGGTGGGCGAGCTGGCGGTGGCGGGCAGCCAGACCGAGACGGCGCGGATGGGGCGTTGGTGGGCGTCGATCCCCAAGAACCAATGGCCGGACGATGGCCGGTTCGAGGAATTCGTCGCCAAACACTGGGACATGATCTGGGGCGACCGGCGGCAGGAACTGGTGTTCATCGGCATCGGCATGGACGAGGCCCGCATCCGCGCGCGGCTCGACGCCTGCCTCGTGCCCGGCTGTGCCTTTACCCCGGCGCTATGGAGTGACCTGCGCGATCCGTTCCCGGCCTGGGGCGAGCGCCGGTTGGAAGCAGCGGAATAA
- a CDS encoding M3 family metallopeptidase — MLPLLNTPLRAAGPANPLLEEWTNGIPPYRAIRPAHYRAAFAAALEKARADFRAISVARSAPTFANTIEAMERSGQQLARVSSAFFNVSSADATPDIQAVEEAVVPALTRFSNETSLDPAMFARVDRLYKDRASLGLDPEQSRLLEETHKRYVLAGAALPPAARARVAAINEEMAKLGVQFGQKLLADQKASSVLLTAAEVAGLPADQKAAAAMAARAEGKTGYLIPATRSAVEPFLTVATDRAARAKVFAAFDNRGANANENNTAAIIRRLVELRIERAKLMGAPSHAAFTLQDSMAKTPEAATDLLMRVYRPALARAREEEAALLTLASADGVARIEPWDWRFYAEQERQRRYNLDEAEVKQYFPLDGMVAALMDTTGRLYGIQFVSRSDVPVYADGVKVWEVRERDGTPIGLFYADWFARPTKRPGAWMNSLRDQNTLLGQQAIVVNTCNYTPPAPSERALISLDDARTLFHEFGHGLHGLFSKVRYPSLSGTAVPRDFVEFPSQVHEHWASDPTILRAHARNAAGQPMPEPMLKSLLEARTFNQGYLTVQQLSSAILDMRLHSLDALPADFDALAWEKAQLTDLGVPHAVGMRHRLPHFSHIFDGGYSAGYYAYTWAEVLDADGFAAFEETGDVFNQVLAKKLRDEVLSRGNSRDPAESYVAFRGRMPDATALLRNRGLA; from the coding sequence ATGCTACCTCTGCTCAACACCCCGCTCCGCGCAGCCGGACCGGCCAATCCGCTGCTGGAAGAATGGACCAACGGGATCCCGCCTTACCGGGCGATCCGTCCGGCGCATTATCGCGCGGCATTCGCGGCGGCACTGGAGAAGGCCCGAGCGGATTTCCGTGCGATCTCCGTCGCCCGTTCGGCCCCGACCTTCGCCAACACGATCGAGGCGATGGAGCGCTCGGGCCAGCAACTGGCGCGGGTGTCATCCGCCTTCTTCAACGTGTCGTCAGCCGATGCGACGCCCGACATCCAGGCGGTCGAGGAAGCGGTGGTCCCCGCACTGACCCGCTTCTCGAACGAGACGTCGCTCGACCCGGCGATGTTCGCGCGGGTCGACCGGCTGTATAAAGACCGTGCCTCGCTCGGCCTCGATCCCGAACAGTCGCGACTGCTGGAGGAAACGCACAAGCGCTATGTCCTCGCCGGTGCCGCCCTGCCCCCGGCGGCCCGCGCGAGGGTCGCGGCGATCAACGAGGAGATGGCAAAGCTGGGCGTCCAGTTCGGTCAGAAGCTGCTGGCCGATCAAAAGGCGAGCAGCGTGCTGCTGACCGCGGCGGAAGTCGCCGGCCTGCCCGCCGATCAAAAGGCGGCGGCGGCGATGGCGGCCAGGGCGGAGGGAAAGACCGGCTATCTGATCCCGGCCACCCGATCGGCGGTCGAACCCTTCCTGACGGTCGCGACCGACCGTGCCGCGCGGGCCAAGGTGTTCGCGGCGTTCGACAATCGCGGCGCCAATGCGAACGAGAACAACACCGCCGCGATCATCCGGCGCCTGGTCGAACTGCGCATCGAACGCGCGAAACTGATGGGCGCGCCCAGCCACGCCGCCTTCACCCTGCAAGACTCGATGGCCAAGACGCCGGAGGCGGCGACCGATCTGCTGATGCGCGTCTATCGCCCGGCGCTCGCCCGTGCACGGGAAGAGGAAGCCGCGCTGCTCACGCTCGCCAGCGCCGATGGCGTCGCGCGGATCGAGCCATGGGACTGGCGCTTCTATGCCGAGCAGGAACGGCAACGGCGTTACAACCTCGACGAAGCGGAGGTGAAGCAATATTTCCCGCTCGACGGCATGGTGGCCGCGCTGATGGACACCACCGGGCGGCTGTACGGCATCCAGTTCGTGTCCCGCAGCGACGTGCCGGTCTATGCGGATGGCGTGAAGGTTTGGGAGGTCCGCGAGCGCGACGGGACGCCGATCGGGTTGTTCTATGCCGACTGGTTCGCCCGCCCGACCAAGCGACCCGGCGCATGGATGAACTCGCTGCGCGACCAGAACACGCTGCTCGGGCAGCAGGCTATCGTCGTCAACACCTGCAACTACACGCCCCCGGCTCCGAGTGAGCGTGCGCTGATCAGCCTCGACGATGCCCGGACGCTGTTCCACGAATTCGGCCATGGTTTGCACGGCCTGTTCAGCAAAGTCCGCTATCCCAGCCTGTCGGGAACGGCGGTCCCGCGCGATTTCGTGGAATTTCCGTCGCAGGTGCATGAGCATTGGGCCAGCGATCCGACGATCCTGCGCGCCCATGCCCGCAACGCCGCAGGCCAGCCGATGCCGGAGCCGATGCTCAAATCGCTACTGGAGGCACGCACCTTCAACCAGGGCTATCTGACCGTGCAGCAGCTATCGTCGGCGATCCTCGACATGCGGCTGCATTCGCTCGACGCGCTACCCGCCGATTTCGATGCACTGGCCTGGGAAAAGGCGCAGCTGACCGATCTGGGCGTGCCGCATGCGGTGGGGATGCGGCACAGGCTGCCGCACTTCAGCCATATCTTCGACGGCGGCTATTCGGCGGGCTATTACGCCTATACTTGGGCCGAAGTGCTCGACGCCGATGGCTTTGCGGCGTTCGAGGAAACGGGCGATGTGTTCAACCAAGTGCTGGCCAAGAAACTGCGTGACGAAGTGCTCTCACGCGGCAACTCGCGCGACCCGGCGGAAAGCTATGTCGCTTTCCGGGGGCGGATGCCCGATGCGACGGCGCTGCTGCGCAATCGGGGTCTGGCATGA